One window of uncultured Erythrobacter sp. genomic DNA carries:
- a CDS encoding type I restriction enzyme HsdR N-terminal domain-containing protein has product MKIAKKTQDRLAAGLKKYQRIVRQIAERDVSEADTVTVIKDMLSEIFGYDKYEELTSEQQIRGTFCDLAIRVEGKVHYLAEVKSAGTSLSENHLRQAVNYGAHEGIEWIILTNSVEWRIFRIKFGQPIDWEEVCTFNITELSMRSQDDVEKLAMLCRESVSSDALDVFHKQAQIVNRFVIAEVLQSDQIVSSIRREIRKLFDGVKVTDDQIRIILTNDVIKRDALDGDGPKAAKAMVKKVVTAQARRAAKQAAE; this is encoded by the coding sequence ATGAAAATTGCCAAGAAGACGCAGGATCGGCTCGCTGCTGGCCTCAAGAAGTATCAGCGTATCGTCCGTCAGATCGCCGAGAGGGACGTGTCGGAAGCCGACACTGTCACCGTCATCAAGGACATGCTTTCTGAGATATTCGGCTATGACAAATACGAGGAACTGACCAGCGAGCAGCAAATTCGCGGCACATTCTGCGATCTTGCGATCCGTGTGGAAGGTAAGGTTCATTATCTCGCCGAAGTAAAGTCGGCCGGTACTAGCTTATCCGAAAATCACCTCCGTCAAGCAGTCAACTATGGAGCGCATGAGGGGATCGAGTGGATCATTTTGACCAACTCTGTCGAATGGAGAATTTTCCGGATCAAATTCGGCCAGCCCATCGATTGGGAAGAGGTCTGCACCTTCAATATCACCGAACTATCCATGCGCTCGCAGGACGACGTGGAAAAGCTGGCGATGCTATGCAGGGAGAGCGTCTCCAGCGACGCGCTTGATGTCTTCCATAAACAGGCACAAATCGTAAACCGGTTTGTGATTGCGGAAGTTCTTCAATCGGATCAGATTGTTTCATCGATCCGCCGGGAGATCAGAAAGCTTTTTGACGGGGTCAAGGTCACAGACGATCAGATCCGCATCATCCTCACGAATGATGTCATTAAACGAGACGCGCTGGACGGCGACGGCCCCAAAGCTGCCAAGGCGATGGTAAAAAAGGTGGTGACCGCACAAGCCCGGCGCGCTGCCAAGCAGGCAGCCGAGTAA
- the rsmA gene encoding 16S rRNA (adenine(1518)-N(6)/adenine(1519)-N(6))-dimethyltransferase RsmA encodes MPDLPPIREVIQRHNLAASKALGQNFLLDEQLLARIAALPGDLTGQQVLEVGPGPGGLTRALLRAGARVTAIEMDRRCMPALAELGEAFPGQLTVIEGDALKLDHAALMHGAPFHVLSNLPYNVGTALFVRWLSGEAWPPLWQSLTLMFQREVADRIVAEAGDDAYGRLAVLAQWRAEARLAMKVHRSAFTPPPKVMSAIVHVTPAAMPEGVSARMLERLTEAAFGQRRKMLRQSLKGVPGALEALAALGIDETRRAETVSVAEFVAVAKALTA; translated from the coding sequence GTGCCTGACCTTCCCCCCATCCGCGAGGTCATCCAGCGGCACAACCTCGCCGCGTCCAAGGCGCTGGGGCAGAACTTCCTGCTGGATGAGCAACTGCTCGCCCGCATTGCCGCGCTTCCCGGCGACCTCACGGGCCAACAGGTGCTCGAAGTCGGCCCCGGACCCGGCGGCCTGACCCGCGCGCTGCTCAGAGCGGGCGCACGCGTCACCGCGATCGAGATGGACCGCCGCTGCATGCCTGCCTTGGCGGAACTCGGCGAGGCCTTCCCCGGCCAGTTGACCGTGATCGAGGGCGATGCGCTGAAGCTGGATCATGCCGCGCTGATGCACGGCGCGCCCTTCCACGTGCTCTCCAACCTGCCCTACAACGTCGGCACCGCGCTGTTCGTGCGCTGGCTTTCGGGTGAGGCGTGGCCCCCGCTGTGGCAATCGCTCACCCTGATGTTCCAGCGCGAAGTCGCCGACCGGATCGTCGCGGAGGCCGGAGACGACGCCTATGGCCGCCTCGCCGTGCTGGCGCAGTGGCGGGCCGAGGCGCGGTTGGCGATGAAGGTCCATCGCAGCGCCTTCACCCCGCCCCCCAAGGTGATGAGCGCCATCGTCCACGTGACCCCCGCCGCCATGCCCGAAGGCGTCTCGGCCCGGATGCTCGAACGCCTCACCGAAGCCGCCTTCGGCCAACGCCGCAAGATGCTGCGGCAGAGCCTGAAGGGCGTGCCGGGCGCGCTGGAAGCGCTCGCGGCGCTGGGGATCGACGAGACCCGGCGGGCCGAGACGGTCAGCGTGGCGGAGTTCGTGGCGGTGGCGAAGGCGCTCACCGCCTGA
- the pdxA gene encoding 4-hydroxythreonine-4-phosphate dehydrogenase PdxA, with translation MTPPAPSLAAPLAISLGDPAGIGPEVILGAWARLRAQRRAPPAFVVGGPQLLRGLAERLGIDCPIVPIADPAEAMFAAGAGLPVLAGLDGPSSPGHPAADGARLALASLQWGTKFALSGVAAGLVTAPVSKGELAAIGWDYPGQTEFLADACGRPYRDAVMMLAGPSLRTVPLTVHVALAEVPALISAELIIHKARIVAAGLRRDFGIPAPRLAIAALNPHAGEGGKFGDEEARIIAPAIAALQAEGIAAFGPVPGDALFTPRARAGYDAALCMYHDQALIPLKALEFDEGVNVTLGLPLIRTSPDHGTAFDIAGRGSADPGAMAAAIVIASEMATARASAGA, from the coding sequence TTGACGCCGCCCGCCCCATCCCTGGCCGCGCCGCTTGCGATCAGCCTCGGCGATCCGGCCGGGATCGGGCCGGAGGTCATCCTTGGCGCATGGGCACGTTTGCGGGCTCAACGCCGCGCGCCTCCCGCCTTCGTGGTCGGCGGGCCGCAATTGCTGCGCGGGCTCGCCGAACGGCTCGGGATCGACTGCCCGATCGTGCCGATTGCCGACCCAGCCGAAGCGATGTTCGCCGCCGGGGCGGGGTTGCCGGTTCTTGCGGGGCTAGATGGCCCCTCATCGCCCGGTCATCCCGCAGCAGATGGTGCCCGGTTGGCGCTTGCTTCGCTGCAATGGGGCACGAAATTCGCGCTTTCGGGGGTGGCCGCCGGACTGGTGACTGCGCCGGTTTCCAAGGGTGAATTGGCCGCGATCGGGTGGGATTACCCGGGACAGACCGAATTCCTCGCCGACGCCTGCGGGCGGCCCTATCGCGATGCGGTGATGATGCTGGCGGGGCCGTCGCTCCGCACCGTGCCGCTGACCGTCCATGTGGCACTGGCTGAGGTGCCTGCGCTGATTTCGGCGGAGCTGATCATCCACAAGGCGCGGATCGTGGCCGCAGGATTGCGCCGCGATTTCGGGATTCCCGCCCCGCGCCTCGCGATTGCGGCGCTCAACCCGCACGCGGGCGAAGGCGGCAAGTTCGGGGATGAGGAAGCGCGCATCATCGCCCCTGCCATCGCCGCCTTGCAGGCCGAGGGGATCGCTGCGTTCGGCCCCGTCCCGGGCGACGCGCTGTTCACGCCGCGAGCACGCGCGGGCTATGACGCGGCCTTGTGCATGTATCACGATCAAGCCCTGATCCCTCTCAAAGCGCTGGAGTTCGACGAAGGCGTCAATGTCACCTTGGGTTTACCGCTCATCCGCACCTCGCCCGACCACGGCACCGCCTTCGACATCGCCGGACGAGGCTCGGCCGATCCCGGCGCGATGGCAGCGGCAATCGTGATAGCGAGCGAGATGGCCACAGCCCGGGCAAGCGCCGGTGCCTGA
- a CDS encoding peptidylprolyl isomerase: MSVKLFSKALFARTGTALAVAGMISLALTPVAAPAQTVAVPTADNPFGLPEDITLFGKADPDRRTATAIVNGFVITGTDIDMRVALVTAASDAAISEDEMLRLRVQVLRNLIDETLKIQAAAAAEMEVKREEVEQTYQQLAAQNFGSDPKKMDEYLVSIGSSSASLKRQIEGEAAWENLLRRNIMPFVNVSAEEVNDSLKRMNEAKGTDEYRLGEIFLSATSENRAAVLANAQQIVQQLQQGGSFVAYARQYSEATTAVVGGDLGWVRLGQLPPQLAAAARTMSAGQLQGPIEIPGGFSILYLINKRQVLMADPNEAVLNLKQISVMFPAGVTQAQAEARVNEFGSFVDGLRGCANVEAAAATIGAEVVTNDQIKAEALPPQLRDIILNLQIGQTTPPFGNIQEGVRVFMLCGRDDPKDAGAPTFAAVMDQLEEERVNKRAQRFLRDLRNDAYIEYN, translated from the coding sequence GTGAGTGTAAAGCTGTTTTCCAAGGCGCTGTTTGCCCGAACCGGAACCGCGCTTGCGGTGGCCGGGATGATCAGCCTTGCGCTGACGCCGGTTGCGGCTCCGGCCCAGACCGTCGCCGTGCCGACCGCGGACAATCCCTTCGGCCTGCCCGAAGACATCACCCTGTTCGGCAAGGCCGATCCCGACCGCCGCACGGCCACCGCGATCGTCAATGGCTTCGTTATCACCGGCACCGATATCGATATGCGCGTGGCGCTGGTGACGGCGGCATCGGATGCCGCGATTTCCGAAGATGAAATGTTGCGTCTGCGAGTGCAGGTGCTGCGAAACCTGATCGACGAAACGCTCAAGATCCAGGCCGCTGCCGCAGCCGAGATGGAAGTGAAGCGCGAAGAGGTCGAACAGACCTACCAGCAGCTCGCCGCCCAGAATTTCGGCAGCGATCCGAAGAAGATGGACGAATACCTGGTCTCGATCGGTTCCTCGTCCGCCTCGCTCAAACGCCAGATCGAAGGCGAAGCGGCTTGGGAGAACCTCCTGCGCCGCAACATCATGCCGTTCGTCAATGTGTCGGCGGAAGAGGTCAATGATTCGCTCAAGCGGATGAACGAAGCCAAGGGCACCGACGAATACCGGCTGGGTGAAATCTTCCTGTCCGCCACCAGCGAAAACCGCGCGGCAGTGCTCGCCAATGCCCAGCAGATCGTTCAGCAGTTGCAGCAGGGCGGCAGCTTTGTCGCCTATGCGCGCCAATATTCCGAAGCGACCACCGCAGTGGTCGGCGGCGATTTGGGCTGGGTGCGGCTGGGTCAGCTCCCCCCGCAGCTCGCCGCGGCGGCCCGCACCATGAGCGCCGGGCAGTTGCAGGGGCCGATCGAAATTCCGGGCGGCTTTTCGATCCTGTACCTCATCAACAAGCGTCAGGTGCTGATGGCCGATCCCAATGAGGCGGTGCTGAACCTGAAGCAGATCTCGGTCATGTTCCCGGCCGGCGTCACTCAGGCCCAGGCCGAAGCGCGCGTGAATGAATTCGGCAGTTTCGTCGACGGTCTCCGGGGCTGCGCAAATGTCGAAGCGGCCGCAGCAACAATCGGCGCCGAGGTGGTAACCAACGACCAGATCAAGGCCGAGGCGCTGCCGCCGCAGCTGCGCGACATCATCCTTAACCTCCAGATCGGGCAGACCACCCCGCCGTTCGGCAATATCCAGGAAGGCGTGCGGGTGTTCATGCTGTGCGGCCGCGACGATCCCAAGGACGCCGGCGCCCCGACCTTCGCCGCGGTGATGGACCAGCTGGAAGAAGAACGCGTCAACAAACGCGCCCAGCGCTTCTTGCGCGATCTGCGTAACGACGCTTACATCGAATACAATTGA
- the lptD gene encoding LPS assembly protein LptD produces the protein MSGGLSDGSRDGACHAQRVPGRAGAPLWALVLALLGTAAPLAAQGATAAPQTTTSTSTAPAAADAEAPRQIDFEARELSYNNETETVTARGNVILRSEDRSVRADEVVWDRNSGRIIASGNIRLVDEAGNQLFTDQVELTEEFDTGAMSELLIALRAGGRLAARSAERGEDGVAVLTDAAYSACPVVDAEGCAADPSWRITAKRVIYNQKTSVVSFSGAVLELFGARILPLPGLGFRTDGKGTSGFLVPDIRITQVNGLELSGEYYWRFGDNRDLTLGAYVFSNVAPMASAEWRHLTDKGAYQITGYGTFSDRLTDFTGADSFQSDPRGYLDANGRFQFSPDWSFTSSIRLASDRTFLRRYDISRDDRLRSTVNLERITDRSYLSVAGWATQTLRLNADQGQVPLALPAIDFRQKLADPVLGGTVQFQANSLALLRNDGQDTQRAFAGAQWDLKRLTGLGQVVTLTALVRGDVYNTNNSIATTTASYRGTEGWTTRGIATAAIDIEWPFVGEAFGGTQVFKPRVQIVASPKIRNLDVPNEDARAIDLEDSNLFALNRFPGYDRVEDGSRVTWGVDWELQRPGWRVRSTIGQSFRLEAPRDDIFPEGTGLSERVSDFVGRTEVRFRNLVSFTHRFRLDKDNFAIRRNEIDATVGSRRTYLEVGYLRLNRDIATVEDLRDREEVRAAARVAIGRKWSVFGSGVFNLTDEEEDPVFQPDGFQPIRTRLGVAYSDDCIEFGATWRRDFIDAGDARRGNAFQLFFAIRNLGFR, from the coding sequence ATGTCGGGAGGCTTGTCAGACGGATCGCGGGACGGCGCGTGCCATGCCCAGCGCGTTCCGGGACGGGCTGGCGCGCCGCTTTGGGCGTTGGTCTTGGCGCTGCTGGGGACAGCCGCTCCGCTCGCCGCGCAGGGCGCGACTGCCGCGCCGCAAACCACCACTTCGACAAGCACTGCTCCCGCAGCTGCCGATGCAGAGGCCCCGCGCCAGATCGATTTCGAAGCCCGCGAGCTGAGCTACAACAACGAAACTGAAACCGTGACCGCGCGCGGCAATGTGATCCTGCGCTCCGAAGACCGCTCGGTCCGTGCCGATGAAGTGGTTTGGGACCGCAATTCAGGCCGCATAATCGCCAGCGGCAATATCCGGCTGGTGGACGAGGCGGGCAATCAGCTGTTCACCGACCAAGTCGAACTGACCGAAGAATTCGATACCGGCGCGATGAGTGAACTCCTCATCGCCCTGCGCGCTGGTGGCCGGCTTGCCGCGCGATCGGCAGAACGCGGGGAGGACGGCGTCGCAGTGCTGACCGATGCCGCCTACAGCGCCTGCCCGGTGGTCGATGCCGAAGGCTGCGCTGCCGATCCCAGCTGGCGGATCACGGCCAAACGGGTGATTTACAACCAGAAGACCAGTGTCGTCAGCTTTTCGGGCGCGGTGCTCGAACTGTTCGGCGCGCGCATCCTGCCGCTGCCGGGTCTCGGATTTCGCACGGATGGCAAGGGTACATCCGGCTTCCTCGTCCCCGACATCCGCATCACGCAGGTCAACGGGCTCGAACTGTCCGGCGAGTATTACTGGCGTTTCGGCGACAACCGCGATCTGACGCTGGGCGCCTATGTCTTTTCCAACGTGGCCCCGATGGCGAGCGCGGAGTGGCGGCACCTTACTGACAAGGGCGCCTACCAGATCACCGGCTACGGCACCTTCAGCGACCGCCTGACCGATTTCACCGGAGCGGACAGCTTCCAGAGCGATCCGCGCGGCTACCTTGACGCCAATGGCCGGTTCCAGTTTTCGCCCGACTGGAGCTTCACTTCCTCGATCCGCTTGGCATCAGACCGCACCTTCCTGCGTCGCTACGATATCAGCCGCGATGACCGGCTGCGTTCGACCGTCAATCTCGAACGGATCACGGATCGTTCCTATCTCTCGGTGGCGGGCTGGGCGACCCAGACGCTGCGACTGAACGCCGATCAGGGGCAGGTGCCGCTGGCCCTGCCCGCGATTGATTTCCGCCAGAAGCTCGCCGACCCGGTCTTGGGCGGCACTGTGCAGTTTCAGGCGAACAGCCTCGCGCTGCTGCGCAATGATGGGCAAGACACCCAGCGCGCCTTTGCCGGGGCGCAGTGGGATCTGAAGCGGCTGACCGGCCTGGGGCAGGTCGTCACCTTGACCGCGCTGGTGCGCGGCGATGTCTACAACACCAACAACAGCATCGCGACCACCACGGCCAGCTACCGCGGCACCGAAGGCTGGACGACGCGCGGCATCGCCACGGCAGCGATCGACATCGAATGGCCGTTCGTGGGCGAAGCGTTCGGCGGCACGCAGGTGTTCAAACCGCGCGTCCAAATCGTCGCCAGCCCCAAGATCCGCAATCTCGACGTTCCCAATGAAGATGCGCGCGCGATCGATCTGGAAGATTCCAACCTGTTCGCGCTCAACCGCTTCCCCGGATACGACCGGGTCGAGGATGGCAGCCGCGTCACTTGGGGCGTCGACTGGGAATTGCAGCGCCCCGGCTGGCGCGTGCGTTCGACCATCGGCCAGTCCTTCCGGCTGGAAGCCCCGCGTGACGATATCTTCCCCGAAGGCACCGGCCTGTCCGAACGGGTATCCGATTTCGTCGGTCGCACCGAAGTCCGGTTCCGTAACCTTGTGAGCTTCACCCACCGCTTCCGGCTCGACAAGGACAACTTCGCTATCCGCCGCAACGAAATCGACGCAACCGTCGGCTCGCGGCGGACCTATCTGGAGGTTGGCTACCTGAGGCTGAACCGCGACATCGCCACGGTCGAGGATCTGCGCGACCGCGAGGAAGTGCGCGCCGCCGCGCGGGTTGCCATCGGGCGCAAGTGGTCGGTGTTCGGATCGGGGGTGTTCAACCTTACTGACGAGGAAGAAGACCCGGTGTTCCAGCCCGACGGCTTCCAGCCAATCCGCACCCGGCTCGGCGTTGCCTATTCCGACGACTGCATCGAATTCGGCGCCACCTGGCGGCGCGATTTCATCGACGCGGGCGATGCGCGGCGCGGCAATGCGTTCCAGCTGTTCTTTGCGATTCGCAATCTGGGCTTCCGCTGA
- a CDS encoding leucyl aminopeptidase — translation MQIHLTATPPADIRLHARVINQGAAITGLDATFVEGAAASRFTGRAGQLFDGFANLGGSVKRIALAGAGEADAADRRANLERAGAALTAKYLASGETVMVVDLANAGLSADDAAAVLLGLRLRGWRHDKYRTRLAADKRPSLTMVHVTGAPEGTATAWERESALAKGVEFTRGLVTEPANIIYPETFVAACEEAFAGTGVELTVLGEAEMTALGMGALIGVGQGSERESKILAIRWNGGTAGDKPTVFVGKGVTFDTGGISLKPPPGMEDMKWDMGGAGAVVGAMLALVSRKAKANVIGVVGLVENMPDGKAQRPGDVVTTMSGQTVEVLNTDAEGRLVLCDVLHWVQEQYDAARIVDLATLTGAMIISLGNEYGGMFANDDTLAAQLSAAGLTSGDKLWRMPLGPNYDKLIDSPIADIKNVGPREAGSITAAQFIQRFIKNGTPWAHLDIAGMVWSNKPGQTWEKGATGYGVRLLDQFVRDVVEI, via the coding sequence ATGCAAATCCATCTCACCGCCACCCCTCCTGCCGATATTCGCCTGCACGCGCGGGTGATCAATCAGGGGGCGGCGATCACCGGCCTTGATGCGACATTTGTCGAAGGCGCGGCAGCTTCGCGCTTTACGGGCCGGGCCGGGCAATTGTTCGATGGCTTTGCGAACCTCGGCGGTTCGGTCAAGCGGATCGCGCTGGCCGGCGCGGGGGAAGCCGATGCCGCTGACCGCCGCGCGAATCTGGAGCGGGCCGGCGCCGCGCTGACCGCGAAGTATCTTGCTTCGGGTGAGACGGTGATGGTGGTCGATCTCGCCAATGCCGGGCTCTCAGCGGATGACGCGGCGGCCGTATTGCTCGGCTTGCGCCTGCGCGGCTGGCGGCACGATAAATACCGCACGCGCCTTGCGGCGGACAAGCGCCCCTCGCTGACCATGGTGCACGTCACCGGCGCGCCCGAGGGCACGGCCACTGCGTGGGAGCGAGAATCCGCGCTCGCCAAGGGGGTGGAGTTCACCCGCGGACTGGTGACGGAACCGGCCAACATCATCTACCCCGAAACCTTCGTTGCCGCGTGCGAGGAAGCCTTTGCCGGCACCGGCGTGGAACTGACCGTGCTGGGCGAAGCGGAGATGACCGCGCTCGGCATGGGCGCGCTGATCGGCGTCGGGCAGGGCTCGGAGCGCGAATCGAAGATCCTCGCGATCCGCTGGAACGGCGGCACGGCGGGCGACAAGCCGACCGTGTTCGTCGGCAAGGGCGTCACCTTCGACACCGGCGGCATCTCGCTGAAGCCGCCGCCGGGCATGGAAGACATGAAGTGGGACATGGGCGGCGCGGGCGCGGTCGTCGGCGCGATGCTGGCGCTCGTCAGCCGCAAGGCCAAGGCGAACGTGATCGGCGTCGTGGGCCTCGTCGAGAACATGCCCGACGGCAAGGCGCAGCGCCCCGGCGATGTCGTCACCACGATGAGCGGCCAGACCGTCGAAGTGCTCAACACCGATGCCGAGGGCCGGTTGGTCCTGTGCGATGTGCTGCATTGGGTGCAGGAACAGTATGACGCGGCGCGGATCGTCGATCTTGCCACGCTGACTGGCGCGATGATCATCAGCCTCGGCAATGAATATGGCGGGATGTTCGCCAATGACGATACGCTCGCGGCGCAGCTCTCAGCAGCGGGCCTGACCAGCGGTGACAAGCTGTGGCGGATGCCGCTCGGGCCGAATTACGACAAGCTGATCGATTCGCCGATCGCCGACATCAAGAACGTCGGCCCGCGTGAGGCGGGCTCGATCACGGCGGCGCAGTTCATCCAGCGCTTCATCAAGAACGGCACGCCTTGGGCGCACCTCGACATCGCGGGCATGGTCTGGTCGAACAAGCCAGGGCAGACGTGGGAGAAGGGCGCAACCGGATACGGGGTGCGTCTGCTCGACCAGTTCGTGCGGGATGTGGTCGAGATTTGA
- a CDS encoding DUF2256 domain-containing protein: protein MPKMRKKSDLPTKTCLACGLPFTWRKKWERDWDNVKYCSDRCRGGKASR from the coding sequence ATGCCAAAAATGCGCAAAAAATCGGATTTGCCGACCAAAACCTGCCTCGCCTGCGGGCTGCCCTTTACGTGGCGTAAGAAGTGGGAGCGGGATTGGGACAATGTGAAGTATTGTTCCGATCGGTGCCGCGGCGGGAAGGCCAGCAGATGA